One Microbacterium trichothecenolyticum DNA window includes the following coding sequences:
- a CDS encoding histidine kinase — protein sequence MPGESQPTKESVNTGRVVQTMRSPVFAAVVFLATVVQVCADPLTALATGAGEWGHRWPPAVVITLAALGCLAQAVCVTQAARRPVLALLGALACYLAVALWLGVPTWAAPMHLVVAVALFGVGAARSIPVAAAWAGATVAGAAAALGLWAAGAGAPAGAVVGFVLTEGTALASVSFAGVALGMLWAVLERRTQRARRRALAFKAQQAEAVEASRNAERGRIAQELHDVAGQHLAGLVSLCDASVELAPEHPQQALHLIEEVRAEGRYAAASLYGALGDLRAVDSRAQTPTPDLRRLSVLIDFWRDRGMDVQVETTGDLQAPPVVVSTTAYRAISEGLSNIAKHAPGAPVEVRVEVDPVRLTAAVSNGAARRARADEDELGLGWGLDNLREKLALVDGSLNASPNDRGGWHLGVEIPFPRTTEAERE from the coding sequence ATGCCCGGGGAGTCGCAGCCGACGAAGGAGTCCGTCAACACGGGACGGGTGGTGCAAACGATGCGCTCGCCCGTCTTCGCGGCGGTCGTCTTCCTCGCGACCGTTGTGCAAGTGTGCGCCGACCCCTTGACCGCGCTCGCGACCGGTGCCGGCGAGTGGGGTCACCGGTGGCCGCCCGCCGTCGTCATCACTCTCGCCGCGCTCGGATGCCTCGCCCAGGCCGTGTGCGTCACTCAGGCGGCCCGTCGGCCCGTCCTCGCGCTCCTGGGCGCGCTCGCGTGCTACCTCGCCGTGGCGTTGTGGCTCGGGGTACCGACGTGGGCGGCGCCCATGCATCTGGTCGTCGCGGTGGCACTGTTCGGTGTCGGCGCCGCCCGGTCCATCCCCGTGGCCGCAGCGTGGGCGGGCGCGACCGTCGCCGGGGCCGCCGCGGCCCTGGGCCTGTGGGCGGCGGGCGCCGGTGCACCGGCCGGCGCCGTCGTCGGGTTCGTTCTCACCGAGGGCACCGCCCTGGCATCCGTGAGCTTCGCCGGTGTGGCCCTGGGGATGCTCTGGGCGGTACTCGAACGTCGCACGCAGCGCGCCCGACGGCGCGCGCTGGCCTTCAAGGCGCAGCAGGCCGAGGCGGTCGAAGCGTCACGCAACGCGGAGCGCGGCCGCATTGCCCAGGAACTGCACGACGTCGCCGGTCAGCACCTCGCGGGACTCGTGTCGCTGTGCGACGCCTCGGTGGAGCTGGCGCCCGAGCACCCCCAGCAAGCCCTCCACCTCATCGAAGAGGTCCGCGCAGAGGGCAGGTATGCGGCCGCGAGCCTGTACGGCGCGCTGGGCGATCTGCGCGCGGTCGACTCGCGCGCGCAAACGCCGACTCCCGACCTGCGCCGTCTGTCCGTGCTCATCGACTTCTGGCGGGATCGGGGCATGGACGTGCAGGTCGAGACGACGGGCGACCTGCAGGCTCCGCCCGTGGTCGTGTCGACGACCGCGTACCGCGCCATCTCGGAAGGGCTGTCGAACATCGCCAAGCACGCACCGGGCGCGCCGGTCGAAGTGCGCGTCGAGGTCGACCCCGTACGACTCACGGCCGCCGTCTCGAACGGGGCGGCGCGACGAGCGAGAGCCGACGAGGACGAACTCGGCTTGGGGTGGGGTTTGGATAACCTGCGCGAGAAGCTCGCTCTCGTCGACGGATCGCTGAACGCATCGCCGAACGATCGGGGCGGGTGGCACCTGGGAGTGGAGATTCCTTTCCCGAGG
- a CDS encoding FhaA domain-containing protein produces the protein MGLLDSFEKGLERAVNGAFAKTFRSGIQPVEIASALRSELDKKAVVVTRDRILTPNTFVVRLSPADDEKMSALGSTLVTELDALVKKHARTQGYSFAGPVAISIERDGSLSTGTLRVDSQTTEGQVAWRGVVDIDGKRHPLSSARTVIGRGSDADITIPDAGTSRKHVEILWDGERAMVRDLGSTNGTTLNGRKVTEAALPPDSTISIGRTNIVFRVVAQAQPPRRPSASDATRIFDVRERGPLS, from the coding sequence GTGGGGCTACTCGACAGTTTCGAGAAAGGTCTTGAACGCGCCGTCAACGGTGCGTTCGCGAAGACCTTCCGCAGTGGCATCCAGCCGGTGGAGATCGCGTCCGCGCTGCGCAGCGAACTCGACAAGAAGGCCGTCGTCGTCACGCGGGACCGCATCCTGACACCCAACACCTTCGTGGTGCGACTGTCGCCCGCCGACGACGAGAAGATGAGCGCGCTGGGTTCCACGCTCGTCACCGAACTCGACGCCCTGGTCAAGAAGCACGCCCGCACGCAGGGCTACTCCTTCGCCGGGCCGGTGGCGATCTCGATCGAGCGAGACGGCTCCCTCTCGACGGGCACCCTGCGCGTCGACTCGCAGACCACCGAGGGGCAGGTCGCCTGGCGCGGGGTCGTTGACATCGACGGCAAACGCCACCCTCTCTCCTCGGCCCGTACCGTGATCGGACGCGGCAGCGACGCCGACATCACCATCCCCGACGCCGGAACCAGCCGTAAGCATGTCGAGATCCTGTGGGACGGCGAGCGCGCGATGGTCCGCGACCTCGGTTCGACCAACGGCACGACGCTGAACGGACGCAAGGTCACCGAGGCGGCTCTCCCGCCGGATTCGACGATCTCGATCGGGCGGACCAATATCGTGTTCCGAGTGGTGGCGCAGGCGCAGCCGCCGCGGCGCCCTTCGGCGTCCGACGCCACGCGTATCTTCGACGTCCGGGAACGGGGACCCCTGTCATGA
- a CDS encoding FHA domain-containing protein FhaB/FipA produces MSQLTLLLLQGGFLVLLWFFVFGVVYSLRADLFGVKVRKLPEPVAAATPAAAAPTAAPDAVTTQVKRPAATPAPEPTGGLATTATVSRIVITSGPKAGLELPLGTEPLTIGRSSESGLVVRDDYTSSHHARLVLWGEQWMLQDLDSTNGTSHDGVRVASPVQVKVGAPIKVGATTFELRK; encoded by the coding sequence ATGAGTCAGCTGACTCTCCTCCTGCTGCAGGGCGGTTTCCTCGTCCTGCTCTGGTTCTTCGTGTTCGGAGTGGTCTACTCCCTTCGCGCCGACCTCTTCGGCGTGAAGGTGCGCAAGCTCCCGGAGCCGGTTGCAGCCGCCACCCCCGCGGCCGCCGCGCCGACCGCCGCACCCGACGCCGTGACGACACAGGTCAAGCGCCCCGCCGCGACCCCGGCACCCGAGCCGACGGGGGGTCTCGCGACCACCGCCACCGTCTCGCGCATCGTGATCACGAGCGGCCCCAAGGCCGGCCTCGAACTGCCGCTCGGCACCGAACCGTTGACGATCGGTCGCTCCAGCGAGTCGGGACTGGTCGTTCGCGACGACTACACCTCCAGCCACCACGCGCGTCTGGTGCTGTGGGGAGAACAGTGGATGCTGCAGGATCTCGACTCCACCAACGGCACCTCCCACGACGGGGTGCGCGTCGCTTCTCCGGTGCAGGTCAAGGTGGGCGCACCGATCAAGGTGGGCGCGACGACCTTCGAGCTGAGGAAGTAA
- a CDS encoding PP2C family protein-serine/threonine phosphatase, which yields MVFQGSSAAISHTGKVRSNNQDSGYAGSNLFVVADGMGGHAGGDVASSLAIHRLTELDQPFTTPAEAEHAIRDALADTATELIDTVARRPELAGMGTTVSALVMVDDYAVIGHIGDSRIYLYRDDTLTQITADHTFVQRLVDSGRITPEEARYHPRRSVLMRVLGDMDPDPEVDTFIMPTQDGDRWLLCSDGLSGVVDDAHTTRTLALGMPPARTADALLKQALDGGAPDNVTVVLVDVGGQHPVFIGTPTIVGSASNPSGVVVPAARPGRSNWLHPARQAANEPTHFEPAAEFLEELIEEDRRRARRRRLGWLAALLVVLVGIGLALFAGYNWTQTRYYVGADDNSVVIYRGIQQSIGPLSLSTVYEDTNIVLADLSDFDRQTVEATISARSLSDAELIVDRLRPTEEAGG from the coding sequence ATGGTCTTCCAGGGCTCGAGCGCCGCCATCTCCCACACGGGCAAGGTGCGCTCCAACAACCAGGACTCCGGCTACGCCGGGTCCAACCTCTTCGTGGTCGCCGACGGCATGGGCGGCCACGCGGGCGGTGACGTCGCCTCGAGCCTGGCCATTCACCGCCTCACCGAACTCGACCAGCCCTTCACGACCCCCGCCGAAGCCGAGCACGCCATCCGCGACGCCCTCGCGGACACGGCAACCGAACTGATCGACACGGTCGCCCGCCGACCCGAGCTCGCCGGCATGGGTACCACCGTCAGCGCGCTGGTGATGGTCGACGACTACGCCGTCATCGGTCACATCGGCGACTCGCGCATCTACCTCTACCGCGACGACACGCTCACGCAGATCACCGCCGATCACACGTTCGTGCAGCGCCTCGTCGACTCCGGACGGATCACGCCCGAAGAAGCGCGCTACCACCCTCGTCGCTCCGTGCTCATGCGCGTTCTCGGAGACATGGACCCCGACCCCGAGGTCGACACGTTCATCATGCCGACGCAGGACGGCGATCGCTGGCTGCTGTGCTCCGACGGTCTGTCGGGCGTCGTGGACGACGCGCACACCACCCGCACGCTCGCTCTGGGCATGCCGCCCGCACGGACCGCCGACGCCCTGCTCAAACAGGCGCTCGACGGTGGCGCCCCCGACAACGTCACCGTCGTCCTCGTCGACGTCGGCGGGCAGCATCCGGTGTTCATCGGCACCCCGACCATCGTCGGCTCGGCCTCGAATCCGAGCGGTGTGGTCGTTCCCGCCGCACGCCCCGGTCGCTCGAACTGGCTGCACCCTGCGCGCCAGGCGGCGAATGAGCCCACGCACTTCGAACCCGCCGCCGAGTTCCTCGAGGAACTCATCGAAGAAGACCGTCGCCGCGCTCGACGCCGACGCCTGGGGTGGCTTGCCGCACTCCTGGTGGTGCTCGTCGGCATCGGGCTCGCCCTCTTCGCGGGCTACAACTGGACCCAGACGCGGTACTACGTCGGCGCCGACGACAACTCGGTCGTCATCTATCGCGGCATCCAACAGTCCATCGGACCCCTGTCGCTGTCCACGGTGTATGAAGACACGAACATCGTGCTGGCCGACCTGTCCGACTTCGACCGGCAGACCGTCGAGGCCACGATCTCGGCGCGTTCGCTGTCCGATGCCGAGTTGATCGTCGACCGTCTGCGCCCGACCGAGGAGGCCGGCGGATGA
- a CDS encoding FtsW/RodA/SpoVE family cell cycle protein has protein sequence MTDQKPTREDRVSTDTAVMRALKKIRVPATQRNRELGLLVFAIAVYGSAVALVQLGVSGTVDPAFLTLAGVPAVLALVMHVVLRLRARDADPFVLPIATVLTGLGIAMIYRIDLADKASGWDATGNRQIAWAVIAMVIALAVLIFVRNYRVLFRYTYLFGLVGILLLLLPFVPGLGTDQNADVWVSLGFVSFQPGELAKICLAIFFAGYLVRTRESLTSTGTRFLFMTWPRARELGPVLIIWLVSLGIIVLQRDLGTGLLIFGMFVAMLYVATGKTSWVFIGLVLVGVGAFLASRVLPYVNGRFANWLNAFDPDVVNRDGGSYQLVQGIFGLAHGGLFGTGLGQGRPYITPLSQSDYIVPSLGEELGLVGLFAILALYMVFASRGIRVGLAGQDDFGKLLATGFSFTIALQVFIMVGGVTRVIPLTGLTTPFLAAGGSSLIANWIIVAFLLRISDAVRSRPRVVIG, from the coding sequence ATGACCGATCAGAAGCCGACCCGTGAAGACCGGGTGTCCACCGACACGGCCGTCATGCGCGCGCTGAAGAAGATCCGGGTGCCCGCGACGCAGCGCAACCGCGAACTGGGCCTGCTCGTCTTCGCCATCGCGGTGTACGGCTCGGCGGTCGCCCTGGTGCAGCTCGGCGTGAGCGGCACGGTCGATCCCGCCTTCCTGACGCTGGCCGGGGTTCCGGCCGTGCTCGCGCTGGTCATGCACGTCGTGCTGCGCCTGCGTGCGCGCGACGCAGATCCGTTCGTTCTGCCGATCGCCACGGTGCTCACGGGCCTGGGCATCGCGATGATCTACCGCATCGACCTCGCCGACAAGGCCAGCGGGTGGGATGCCACCGGGAACCGCCAGATCGCCTGGGCGGTCATCGCGATGGTCATCGCCCTGGCCGTGCTGATCTTCGTGCGCAACTACCGCGTGCTGTTCCGCTACACCTACCTCTTCGGCCTCGTCGGCATCCTGCTGCTCCTGCTGCCGTTCGTTCCGGGACTGGGCACCGACCAGAACGCCGATGTCTGGGTGTCGCTCGGTTTCGTGTCGTTCCAGCCGGGTGAACTGGCGAAGATCTGCCTGGCGATCTTCTTCGCCGGGTACCTCGTCCGCACCCGCGAGAGCCTCACCTCCACCGGCACGCGCTTCCTGTTCATGACCTGGCCGCGCGCCCGCGAGCTCGGACCGGTGCTCATCATCTGGCTCGTGTCGCTCGGCATCATCGTGCTCCAGCGCGACCTCGGTACCGGACTGCTCATCTTCGGCATGTTCGTGGCGATGCTGTACGTCGCCACCGGAAAGACGAGCTGGGTGTTCATCGGCCTCGTGCTCGTCGGCGTGGGCGCGTTCCTGGCATCCCGCGTCCTGCCCTACGTGAACGGCCGCTTCGCCAACTGGTTGAACGCGTTCGACCCCGACGTCGTGAACCGCGACGGCGGCAGCTACCAGCTGGTCCAGGGCATCTTCGGTCTCGCGCACGGCGGCCTGTTCGGCACCGGCCTGGGTCAGGGGCGCCCCTACATCACCCCGCTATCGCAGAGCGACTACATCGTGCCGAGCCTGGGCGAGGAGCTGGGACTGGTGGGCCTGTTCGCGATCCTGGCGCTGTACATGGTGTTCGCCAGCCGTGGCATCCGGGTCGGGCTCGCCGGGCAGGACGACTTCGGCAAACTGCTCGCGACGGGCTTCTCGTTCACCATCGCCCTGCAGGTGTTCATCATGGTCGGCGGCGTGACGCGGGTCATTCCGCTCACCGGTCTCACGACCCCGTTCCTGGCGGCGGGTGGTTCCTCGCTCATCGCCAACTGGATCATCGTGGCGTTCCTGCTGCGCATCTCGGATGCCGTCCGCAGCCGTCCGCGGGTGGTGATCGGCTGA
- a CDS encoding serine/threonine-protein kinase yields MRPTQGVTFGGRYELDSRIAIGGMGEVWEATDHVIGRTVAIKILKDEYMGDPGFLERFRAEARHAALVNHEGIASVFDYGEENGSAFLVMELVPGEALSTILEREGSLSTDKTLDIVAQTAAALQAAHAAGLVHRDIKPGNLLITPDGRVKITDFGIARIADQVPLTATGQVMGTVQYLSPEQASGHPASPATDTYSLGIVAYECLAGKRPFTGESQVAIAMAQINEQPAPLPPTVAVPVQNLVMAMIAKKPEDRPASSAAVSRAATALRRGDLAAAAAAVPAIAAGAAVVDDATQLLTAGRTSATTRLLPSAAAGAGATSLLTEKHTEEDAAPQKKRSRWTWPLIALIALLALILGVTVFGLLSNQNDPVPAPTSDSPTASTPTPAPSTPTPTPTPTSTRVEVSSLGLMGETCDDARGILETNGLVADCRVGNAATTASDVGLIYDVNPTGRVDQGTTITVTAYADETPLTTPGTPTLPGSSVAAGSDIQVSWQQYTCPSGTGSVKSYNFTATNGTFDTNGQSTASFAPDARNASLKVSNSTGQTLRVTYTVSCSGTDRTAGPSGEASANITGGNTPSPSATGNGSATKP; encoded by the coding sequence ATGAGACCGACACAGGGTGTGACCTTCGGCGGGCGGTACGAGCTCGATTCGCGGATCGCGATCGGCGGCATGGGCGAGGTCTGGGAAGCGACCGATCACGTCATCGGACGAACCGTCGCGATCAAGATCCTCAAAGACGAGTACATGGGCGATCCCGGTTTCCTCGAGCGCTTCCGCGCCGAGGCCCGTCACGCCGCACTCGTCAATCACGAGGGCATCGCCAGCGTCTTCGACTACGGCGAAGAGAACGGCAGCGCCTTCCTCGTGATGGAGCTCGTCCCCGGCGAAGCCCTGTCGACGATCCTCGAGCGCGAGGGGTCGCTGTCCACCGACAAGACGCTCGACATCGTCGCCCAGACCGCAGCCGCCCTCCAGGCCGCGCACGCGGCGGGTCTCGTGCACCGCGACATCAAGCCGGGCAACCTGCTGATCACCCCCGACGGCCGCGTCAAGATCACCGACTTCGGCATCGCGCGCATCGCCGACCAGGTACCGCTCACCGCGACCGGCCAGGTCATGGGCACCGTGCAGTACCTCTCGCCCGAGCAGGCTTCGGGGCACCCCGCCTCGCCGGCGACCGACACCTATTCGCTCGGCATCGTCGCGTACGAGTGCCTCGCGGGCAAGCGCCCCTTCACGGGCGAGTCGCAGGTGGCCATCGCGATGGCACAGATCAACGAGCAGCCCGCACCCCTGCCGCCCACCGTGGCCGTCCCGGTGCAGAACCTCGTCATGGCGATGATCGCGAAGAAGCCCGAAGACCGCCCCGCATCGTCGGCCGCCGTCTCGCGCGCCGCCACCGCGCTGCGCCGCGGCGACCTCGCGGCTGCGGCCGCGGCTGTCCCGGCGATCGCCGCGGGAGCCGCCGTCGTCGACGACGCCACGCAGCTGCTCACGGCGGGTCGGACCTCCGCGACGACGCGCCTCTTGCCGTCCGCCGCCGCGGGAGCGGGAGCGACCTCGCTGCTGACCGAGAAGCACACCGAAGAAGACGCGGCGCCGCAGAAGAAGCGTTCACGCTGGACGTGGCCCCTCATCGCGCTGATCGCCCTTCTCGCGCTGATCCTCGGCGTGACGGTGTTCGGACTGCTCTCCAACCAGAACGACCCGGTCCCCGCGCCCACGAGCGACTCACCCACCGCATCGACTCCCACGCCCGCACCCTCGACGCCGACACCGACGCCGACTCCCACGTCGACGCGCGTCGAGGTGTCCTCGCTCGGGCTGATGGGCGAGACGTGTGACGACGCCCGCGGCATCCTCGAGACGAACGGCCTGGTGGCTGACTGCCGCGTCGGCAATGCCGCCACTACCGCGAGCGACGTCGGACTCATCTATGACGTCAACCCGACCGGTCGCGTCGACCAGGGCACCACGATCACCGTGACCGCCTACGCCGACGAGACTCCGTTGACCACTCCGGGCACGCCCACGCTGCCCGGGTCCTCCGTCGCCGCGGGAAGCGACATCCAGGTCTCATGGCAGCAGTACACCTGCCCGTCGGGTACCGGGTCGGTGAAGTCATACAACTTCACGGCAACCAACGGCACGTTCGACACGAACGGCCAGTCGACCGCGTCGTTCGCCCCCGATGCCCGCAACGCCTCGCTGAAGGTCAGCAACTCAACGGGCCAGACCCTGCGCGTCACATACACCGTCAGCTGCTCGGGCACCGACCGTACGGCCGGCCCGTCGGGCGAGGCGTCGGCGAACATCACCGGCGGCAACACGCCGAGCCCCTCTGCCACGGGCAACGGCTCGGCGACCAAGCCCTGA
- the pknB gene encoding Stk1 family PASTA domain-containing Ser/Thr kinase, with protein MTTETRVLSGRYRVDDLIGRGGMASVYRGYDQTLGRTVAIKILKTDLAGDAAFRTRFRLEAQAASRMAHPTIVRVFDAGEDVETGVDGQDRPVPYIVMELVQGRLLKDLIAEGPVPTDDALRYVDGILEALEYSHRAGVVHRDIKPGNVMITEAGRVKVMDFGIARAVSDSSSTVAETTAIIGTAAYFSPEQAKGESVDARADLYSTGVVLYELLTGRPPFRGDTPVAVAYQHVSEAPLAPSEINESIPRSLDAIVLRALAKDPFQRPQDAASFREALDETAEGRAPSKRQMSALSNELYGPNPRQAAETARSLRQLSTDTTMRRTQAGPPVAWIWAGVTVLAVLLVAVLIWVMQIQQSEEVPTTSVSVPNVVDMSYERAVETLEAEQMTASRVNEPSEKIAAGNVVRTTPEAATTVSAGQQVTLYVSTGPDTATVPTLDGINESEARSAIEAAGLSVGSIRRQNDPALAGGTVISSSVEQGAAVAKGTTVNLVVASGQVVIVDYTGYTVDAAKRGLESTDKQLTVQVTQDPGCRATNPATVATQSLAPGEVPVHSEITLTTCSGS; from the coding sequence GTGACCACTGAGACGCGCGTCCTTTCGGGGCGCTACCGCGTCGACGACCTCATCGGTCGCGGCGGCATGGCCAGCGTCTACCGCGGGTACGATCAGACGCTCGGGCGAACGGTCGCGATCAAGATCCTGAAGACCGACCTCGCTGGTGACGCGGCATTCCGCACGCGCTTCCGTCTCGAGGCGCAAGCGGCGTCGCGCATGGCGCACCCCACCATCGTTCGCGTTTTCGACGCGGGCGAAGACGTCGAGACGGGCGTGGACGGGCAGGATCGTCCCGTTCCCTACATCGTGATGGAGCTCGTCCAAGGGCGTCTGCTCAAAGACCTGATCGCCGAGGGGCCCGTTCCCACCGACGACGCGCTGCGGTACGTCGATGGAATCCTCGAGGCGCTCGAGTACTCGCACCGGGCGGGGGTGGTCCATCGCGACATCAAGCCGGGCAACGTGATGATCACCGAGGCCGGGCGTGTGAAGGTCATGGACTTCGGCATCGCCCGAGCCGTGTCGGATTCGTCTTCCACCGTCGCCGAGACCACAGCGATCATCGGCACGGCGGCGTACTTCTCGCCCGAACAGGCGAAGGGCGAGTCGGTCGACGCGCGCGCCGACCTGTACTCCACCGGCGTCGTGCTCTACGAGCTGCTGACGGGACGACCGCCGTTCCGCGGCGACACCCCGGTCGCCGTCGCGTACCAGCACGTGAGCGAGGCGCCGCTCGCGCCCAGCGAGATCAACGAGTCCATCCCGCGGTCTCTGGATGCCATCGTGCTGCGCGCCCTTGCCAAAGACCCCTTCCAGCGCCCCCAGGACGCTGCGAGCTTCCGCGAGGCCCTCGACGAGACGGCGGAGGGCAGGGCGCCGAGCAAGCGTCAGATGTCGGCGCTGTCGAACGAGCTGTACGGCCCGAATCCCCGCCAGGCCGCCGAGACGGCCCGCTCGCTTCGTCAGCTCAGCACCGACACGACCATGCGCCGCACGCAGGCCGGCCCGCCGGTGGCGTGGATCTGGGCGGGGGTGACGGTCCTGGCCGTCCTCCTCGTCGCCGTCCTCATCTGGGTCATGCAGATCCAGCAGTCCGAGGAGGTCCCGACCACCTCGGTCTCGGTACCGAACGTCGTCGACATGTCGTACGAGCGCGCGGTCGAGACGCTCGAGGCAGAGCAGATGACGGCCAGCCGGGTCAACGAGCCGAGCGAGAAGATCGCAGCCGGGAATGTGGTGCGCACGACCCCCGAGGCCGCCACCACCGTCAGCGCTGGTCAGCAGGTCACGCTCTATGTCTCCACGGGTCCCGACACCGCCACGGTGCCGACCCTCGACGGGATCAACGAGAGCGAGGCGCGTTCGGCCATCGAGGCGGCCGGTCTGTCAGTCGGTTCGATCCGACGACAGAACGACCCCGCTCTGGCGGGCGGAACCGTCATCTCGTCGAGTGTCGAGCAGGGTGCCGCGGTCGCCAAGGGCACCACGGTCAACCTCGTCGTCGCGAGTGGACAGGTCGTCATCGTCGACTACACGGGCTACACGGTCGATGCGGCCAAGCGCGGGCTCGAGTCCACCGACAAGCAGTTGACGGTGCAGGTCACGCAAGACCCCGGATGCCGGGCCACGAACCCGGCGACGGTGGCGACGCAATCGCTGGCTCCGGGCGAGGTACCGGTGCACAGCGAGATCACGCTCACGACCTGCTCGGGCTCCTGA
- a CDS encoding anthranilate synthase component II, whose translation MNTRRVVVVDNHDSFVHTLAGYVSDLGARTQTVAADDPGLREIIASRADAVLVSPGPGHPLAAGQSIAVVRDAFASGMPLLGVCLGHQAIASAFGARVDHAPELMHGLTSAIHHEGAGVFADLPNGFVATRYHSLAVDPATIPPVLEVTARTESGVVMGIRHRSAPIEGVQFHPESVLTDGGHLLLGRWLEDAGLTGAAARGRLLHPRRFRSPSRS comes from the coding sequence GTGAACACACGGCGCGTGGTGGTCGTCGACAACCACGACAGCTTCGTGCACACCCTGGCCGGCTACGTCAGCGACCTGGGCGCCCGCACCCAGACGGTGGCGGCAGACGATCCTGGGCTTCGTGAGATCATCGCGTCACGCGCCGACGCCGTGCTCGTCTCACCGGGTCCTGGTCACCCACTCGCGGCCGGTCAGTCGATCGCCGTGGTCCGCGACGCCTTTGCCTCGGGGATGCCCCTGCTGGGGGTCTGTCTCGGCCACCAAGCGATCGCCTCGGCTTTCGGGGCACGGGTGGACCATGCCCCCGAGCTGATGCATGGCCTCACCAGTGCCATCCATCACGAAGGCGCCGGCGTGTTCGCGGATCTGCCCAATGGTTTCGTCGCGACGCGGTACCACTCGCTGGCGGTCGATCCCGCAACGATACCCCCCGTGCTCGAAGTCACCGCGCGCACCGAATCCGGGGTGGTCATGGGGATCCGGCACCGCAGCGCCCCCATCGAGGGCGTGCAGTTCCACCCCGAGAGCGTCTTGACCGACGGAGGCCATCTGTTGCTCGGACGATGGCTCGAGGATGCCGGTCTCACGGGCGCAGCGGCCCGCGGTCGGCTGCTGCACCCGCGCCGATTCAGGAGCCCGAGCAGGTCGTGA
- a CDS encoding class E sortase: protein MHTIEQAPTRRSRRGARGQRRRVTVIGVIGDLLLTAGVVVLLFVVWQLWIGDAIIGSQFKDEAGDLTEQWATSAPTSSAPTVTPTPGTTGPATAEPPALDQPGDAEVFGVLRVPRLGSDWQFKLAGGVSAGRTLDPIGIGHYPDTAMPGQVGNFAIAGHRGSHGAPFADLPSLRIGDAIVVETQGGWYTYRFRNLEYVRPEGVNVLLPFPQAPQIEATDRVITMTTCSPRYGFSERAIAYGVFESFTPRTDAGPPVSLTSGAA from the coding sequence GTGCACACCATCGAGCAAGCGCCGACCCGACGCAGCAGACGTGGTGCGCGCGGTCAGCGTCGCCGCGTGACGGTCATCGGGGTCATCGGAGATCTTCTCCTCACCGCCGGGGTGGTCGTACTGCTGTTCGTCGTCTGGCAGCTGTGGATCGGCGACGCCATCATCGGTTCACAGTTCAAAGATGAAGCCGGTGACCTGACCGAGCAGTGGGCGACCAGCGCTCCCACGAGTTCGGCCCCCACCGTGACGCCGACTCCCGGGACGACCGGTCCGGCGACCGCGGAGCCTCCCGCACTGGACCAGCCCGGCGATGCCGAGGTGTTCGGGGTGCTGCGGGTGCCCCGCCTGGGCTCCGACTGGCAGTTCAAGCTCGCCGGCGGCGTCAGCGCCGGACGCACGCTCGACCCGATCGGCATCGGCCACTACCCCGACACCGCCATGCCGGGTCAGGTGGGAAACTTTGCCATTGCCGGTCATCGCGGAAGCCACGGCGCACCGTTCGCCGATCTCCCCTCGCTGCGCATCGGCGATGCGATCGTCGTCGAGACCCAGGGCGGCTGGTACACCTACCGCTTCCGCAACCTCGAGTACGTGCGACCCGAAGGCGTGAACGTGCTGCTTCCGTTCCCGCAGGCGCCGCAGATCGAGGCCACGGACCGCGTCATCACGATGACGACGTGCAGCCCGCGATACGGGTTCTCGGAGCGCGCCATCGCGTACGGCGTCTTCGAATCGTTCACCCCGCGAACAGATGCCGGTCCCCCGGTGTCGCTGACCTCTGGAGCCGCCTGA
- a CDS encoding cell division protein CrgA translates to MARTGKGEDPIAERNEGGSAPNPVWFLPIMIGLMLIGLVWVLVFYLSNSQFPVPGIGPWNLVIGFGIAFIGFLMTTRWR, encoded by the coding sequence ATGGCTCGAACTGGCAAAGGCGAAGACCCGATCGCTGAGCGCAACGAAGGCGGATCGGCACCGAACCCCGTGTGGTTCCTGCCCATCATGATCGGCCTCATGCTCATCGGCCTCGTATGGGTTCTGGTGTTCTATCTCAGCAACTCACAGTTCCCCGTGCCCGGCATCGGACCGTGGAACCTCGTCATCGGCTTCGGGATCGCTTTCATCGGGTTCCTCATGACGACGCGCTGGCGCTGA